From the Solanum lycopersicum chromosome 10, SLM_r2.1 genome, one window contains:
- the LOC138339051 gene encoding uncharacterized protein, with translation MGIVERFGVEFVTYQFRGTAKMWWRSHVECQLTKAPPMTWASFSSLFMEKYIPRTLRDRKRDEFLSLEQGRMSITAYKAKFRALSRYATQLCFSPQERIRHFVKGLRSELWISALQVAATAKSFQEVVDFVIEVEGVKPNDFTMASTSKSFRKGGEFNGSYPRGQGSGGYSVLPMQSSLQTVVGGPPQTGQHFSERLVLDSRECYGCGETGHISRNCPKKSYRPPIARGRGGHGRGRYSGGRGGRGNGGHQNGRGDGQMGTTAAQHGRGNGQTGDRANCYAFPGRSEAETCDVVITANVPSSSTQPQL, from the coding sequence atgggtatagtagaacggtttggtgttgagtttgtgacttatcagtttcgaGGGaccgccaaaatgtggtggcggtcacatgttgagtgtcaactaacaaaggcaccacctatgacttgggcatcattctctagcttgtttatggagaagtatatcccccggactttgagggataggaaaagagatgagttcttgagcctagagcaaggtaggatgtcgatTACAGCATAtaaggctaagtttcgtgcattatccaggtatgccacccaactttgtttcagtccacaagagcggattcgccattttgtgaaggggttgaggtcagaattgtggatttcagccttacaggtagcggctacggcaaaatcctttcaagaagtggtagatttcgtgatagaggtggaaggagtgaagccaaatgacttcaccatggcatcgacatcaaaaagttttcgaaagggaggtgagtttaatggctCTTAccctagaggacagggttcaggaggttactcagtcctaCCAAtgcagtcttcactacagactgtagttgggggtccacctcagaccggtcaacacttctctgagagacttGTGCTTGACTCCagggagtgttatggatgtggggagactggacatattagtaggaattgtccaaaaaagagttatagacccccaatagctagaggtagaggtggtcatggtagaggccgctattctggaggacgtggtggccgaggtaatggtggtcaccaaaacggccggggtgacggacaaatgggaactactgcagcgcaacatggtaggggcaacgggcagacaggtgatagggccaattgttatgctttccctgggagatctgaagcggagacatgtgatgttgtcatcacag